From a single Diachasmimorpha longicaudata isolate KC_UGA_2023 chromosome 13, iyDiaLong2, whole genome shotgun sequence genomic region:
- the LOC135168620 gene encoding uncharacterized protein LOC135168620 yields MNNSNLINAVTLANLPDDCLMEIFKCLPRFEERLKVGRVFIFFLTLFKVSKKWNRVVRLSCADSREVVVEPPEYFLRHLQTIIVQGQIVRIKTGANAMVKGVIGLCGPWLIKLSDLRHHKRTTTILEASRKCRQLEEIKVKTHTPVQDRRWRDLGMVNQSSHQLSVEIYIKGINTWFERLNGPSLQRLRIFTEDVNEGDMLDGLATKMVELVNLEGFSINIVNDLLLRSFTTITTLETVEICRAQRVMKLSEEGLNSILNLKNLRSLSINSANSP; encoded by the exons ATGAACAACTCCAATCTTATAAATGCAGTGACCTTGGCCAACTTGCCTGATGACTGCTTAATGGAAATATTCAAGTGTTTACCCCGATTTGAGGAACGGCTAAAAGTAGGACGGG TATTCATATTCTTTTTAACCCTGTTTAAAGTGTCCAAGAAATGGAATCGAGTCGTCAGACTCTCTTGTGCTGACAGCCGGGAAGTTGTCGTAGAACCACCAGAGTATTTCCTAAGACATCTGCAAACCATTATTGTACAAGGCCAGATTGTCAGAATAAAAACAGGAGCCAATGCGATGGTTAAGGGGGTGATTGGTCTCTGCGGTCCTTGGCTGATCAAGTTAAGCGATTTGCGTCATCACAAAAGGACAACAACCATTTTAGAGGCATCAAGAAAATGCCGACAATTGGAGGAGATCAAGGTGAAGACTCACACTCCGGTGCAGGACAGAAGATGGCGGGATTTAGGGATGGTTAACCAGAGTTCACATCAGTTATCCGTGGAAATATATATAAAGGGAATAAACACCTGGTTCGAGAGATTGAATGGCCCATCGCTGCAGAGACTGCGAATTTTCACTGAAGATGTCAATGAGGGAGACATGCTCGACGGTTTGGCAACGAAAATGGTGGAACTGGTGAACCTTGAGGGATTTTCGATAAATATCGTCAATGATCTCTTGCTCCGGAGCTTTACAACTATTACAACACTGGAGACTGTGGAAATTTGTAGAGCTCAGCGTGTAATGAAGCTATCAGAAGAGGGGCTCAATAGCATTTTAAATCTGAAGAACTTGAGGAGTCTCTCTATTAACAGTGCGAATAGCCCTTAA
- the LOC135168476 gene encoding uncharacterized protein LOC135168476, producing the protein MCILQAQDKYLTEVETGTTLPRNITKKAVYNFLRECLPSNNQDIINEEHGKSFPRNNCEVQHSDVLGLDDENAEYGVKKKRQSSSRKSQARKQPSAIPCSDRNRERKQILTIQQPEDVNGIDESETNHDWDVLEYLLLAGHGPSCPYL; encoded by the exons ATGTGCATCCTGCAAGCGCAGGACAAATACCTCACTGAGGTTGAAACAGGAACGACCCTTCCAAG GAACATCACAAAGAAGGctgtttataattttctaaGAGAATGTCTACCTTCAAATAATCAAGACATAATTAATGAAGAACACGGGAAATCCTTCCCACGGAATAATTGTGAGGTGCAGCATTCAGACGTCCTGGGGCTGGACGATGAAAATGCAGAGTATGGag TTAAGAAAAAACGTCAAAGTTCCtcaagaaaaagtcaagcGAGGAAACAACCTTCAGCAATACCGTGCTCTGATCGAAACCGCGAGAGAAAGCAAATACTCACGATACAGC AGCCAGAGGACGTGAATGGGATTGATGAAAGTGAAACCAATCATGATTGGGATGTCTTGGAATATCTGTTGCTGGCTGGTCATGGGCCAAGTTGTCCTTATTTGTAA